One segment of Deinococcus metalli DNA contains the following:
- a CDS encoding phytoene/squalene synthase family protein: MTASTVPATLNQSVAHCRDVTRAHSKTFYLGSRFFPPRQRDAVWAVYAACRDGDDIADETSGERAHEALAEWWQRTQRAFQGQPSGRPGDLALTWAAQTYAIPLSAFHELHEGLLMDVRGHTFETMDDLTLYCRRVAGVVGFMIAPISGYHGGERTLEYALHLGQAMQLTNILRDVGEDLARGRVYLPRSVMARHGVTDATLEAGVVTPAYRALMRDLSALARQWYAQGRRGIPLLHGSGRLAVATAARAYEGILDDLARNDFDNFGRRAHVSGPRKLMMLPRVWWELRTAPTP, translated from the coding sequence ATGACCGCATCCACCGTGCCCGCCACCCTGAACCAGTCGGTGGCCCACTGCCGGGATGTGACGCGGGCACACTCCAAGACCTTCTACCTGGGGTCGCGCTTCTTCCCGCCGCGCCAGCGGGACGCGGTGTGGGCGGTGTACGCCGCGTGCCGCGACGGCGACGACATCGCCGACGAGACCAGCGGCGAGCGCGCGCACGAGGCGCTGGCCGAGTGGTGGCAACGCACCCAGCGGGCTTTCCAGGGCCAGCCCAGTGGGCGGCCCGGCGACCTCGCCCTGACGTGGGCGGCGCAGACCTACGCCATTCCGCTGTCGGCGTTTCACGAACTGCATGAGGGATTGCTGATGGACGTGCGCGGCCACACCTTCGAGACCATGGACGACCTGACGCTGTACTGCCGCCGGGTGGCGGGCGTGGTGGGGTTCATGATCGCGCCGATCAGCGGCTACCACGGTGGAGAGCGGACGCTGGAGTACGCGCTGCACCTGGGTCAGGCGATGCAGCTCACGAACATCCTGCGCGACGTCGGCGAGGACCTCGCGCGCGGCCGGGTGTACCTGCCGCGCAGCGTCATGGCCCGCCACGGCGTGACGGACGCGACGCTGGAAGCTGGTGTGGTCACCCCCGCGTACCGCGCCCTGATGCGCGATCTGAGCGCCCTGGCCCGCCAGTGGTACGCGCAGGGCCGGCGCGGCATTCCGCTGCTGCACGGCAGTGGCCGCCTGGCCGTGGCGACCGCCGCCCGCGCGTACGAGGGCATCCTGGACGACCTGGCCCGCAACGACTTCGACAACTTCGGCCGCCGCGCGCACGTGAGCGGTCCCCGCAAGCTGATGATGCTCCCGCGCGTGTGGTGGGAACTGCGGACCGCGCCCACCCCCTGA
- the crtI gene encoding phytoene desaturase family protein: MTTSRKTALIIGAGIGGLSLGIRLQALGFDTTILERLDAPGGRAYQKRTPDGYVFDMGPTVITVPHFIEELFALERGAGMLGEPDYPPHVLAEDVRVREGDSGGPRTREYVHLVPILPFYRIWFDDGTYFDYDGDPVSTRRQIEALAPEDLAGYERFHADAKAIFERGFLELGYTHFGDVGSMLRVVPDLLRLDAVRTLFGFTSKYFASPKMRQVFSFETLLVGGNPLSVPAIYAMIHFVEKTWGIHYAMGGTGALVRGLVRKFEELGGRIEYGQGIDEILVTDDRGRPVRAPLGRRVATGVRLEGGGERHADIVVSNGDWANTYLKRVPAAARLVNSDLRVKAARQSMSLLVIYFGFRKTGPDLDLRHHNIILGPRYEQLLTEIFGKKVLGADFSQYLHVPTLTDPSLAPEGHHAAYTLVPVPHNASGIDWDVQGPRLVERVYTFLEERGYIPDLRARLTHSEFITPDYFEGTLDSYMGNAFGPEPVLIQSAFFRPHNRSEDVRNLYLVGAGAQPGGGTPSVMMSAKMTARLIAEDFGIHPSVRDGVPQDVGAVS; this comes from the coding sequence ATGACTACATCCCGCAAGACCGCCCTCATCATCGGCGCCGGCATCGGCGGCCTGAGCCTCGGGATCCGGCTCCAGGCGCTGGGCTTCGACACGACCATCCTTGAGCGCCTGGATGCACCGGGCGGCCGGGCGTACCAGAAGCGCACGCCGGACGGCTACGTGTTCGACATGGGCCCCACCGTGATCACAGTGCCGCACTTCATCGAGGAACTGTTCGCGCTGGAACGCGGCGCGGGCATGCTCGGGGAGCCGGACTACCCGCCGCACGTGCTGGCCGAGGACGTCCGCGTCCGCGAGGGCGACAGCGGCGGGCCGCGCACCCGCGAGTACGTGCACCTCGTGCCGATCCTGCCCTTCTACCGTATCTGGTTCGACGACGGCACGTACTTCGACTACGACGGCGATCCGGTCAGCACCCGACGCCAGATCGAGGCGCTGGCCCCGGAGGACCTCGCCGGCTACGAGCGCTTCCATGCGGACGCGAAGGCCATCTTCGAACGCGGCTTCCTGGAACTGGGCTACACGCACTTCGGGGACGTGGGCAGCATGCTGCGCGTGGTGCCGGACCTGCTGCGGCTGGACGCCGTGCGCACCCTGTTCGGCTTCACCAGCAAGTACTTCGCCAGCCCCAAGATGCGGCAGGTGTTCTCCTTCGAGACGCTGCTGGTGGGCGGCAATCCCCTGAGCGTGCCCGCGATCTACGCGATGATCCACTTCGTCGAGAAGACCTGGGGCATCCACTACGCGATGGGCGGCACTGGCGCGCTGGTGCGCGGCCTGGTGCGCAAATTCGAGGAGCTCGGCGGGCGGATCGAGTACGGGCAGGGCATCGACGAGATCCTGGTCACCGACGACCGGGGCCGGCCGGTGCGCGCTCCACTCGGCAGGCGCGTCGCCACGGGCGTCCGGCTGGAGGGCGGCGGCGAGCGCCACGCGGACATCGTGGTCAGCAACGGCGACTGGGCGAACACGTACCTGAAGCGTGTACCGGCCGCCGCCCGCCTGGTGAACAGCGATCTGCGCGTGAAGGCGGCCCGGCAGAGCATGAGCCTGCTGGTGATCTACTTCGGGTTCCGCAAGACCGGCCCGGACCTTGACCTGCGCCACCACAACATCATCCTGGGGCCGCGCTACGAGCAACTGCTGACCGAGATCTTCGGCAAGAAGGTGCTGGGCGCGGACTTCAGCCAGTACCTGCACGTGCCCACCCTGACCGACCCCAGCCTCGCGCCGGAGGGCCACCACGCCGCGTACACGCTGGTGCCCGTGCCGCACAACGCCAGCGGCATCGACTGGGACGTCCAGGGGCCGAGGCTCGTCGAGCGCGTCTATACCTTCCTGGAGGAACGCGGGTACATCCCCGACCTGCGCGCGCGCCTGACGCACAGCGAGTTCATCACGCCGGACTACTTCGAGGGCACGCTGGATTCGTACATGGGCAACGCCTTCGGGCCGGAACCCGTGCTGATCCAGAGCGCGTTTTTCCGCCCGCACAACCGCAGCGAGGACGTCCGCAACCTGTACCTCGTCGGGGCGGGCGCGCAGCCGGGCGGCGGCACCCCCAGCGTGATGATGTCCGCCAAGATGACCGCCCGCCTGATCGCCGAGGATTTCGGCATCCACCCCAGCGTGCGCGACGGCGTGCCGCAAGATGTTGGTGCGGTGAGCTGA
- a CDS encoding OsmC family protein — MADIARKASAHWEGDLRSGKGTVSSGSGTLKDAQYSFGTRFENGVGTNPEELLAAAHAGCFTMQLSALLANHGHTIESLDTQATCEMERAGAGFKVSRMVLTVRGKVTGSDQADFEEHVKQAADMCPLSNVMKGNVEIVHEAVLE; from the coding sequence ATGGCAGACATTGCAAGAAAGGCATCGGCCCACTGGGAAGGCGACCTGCGCAGCGGCAAGGGCACCGTCAGCAGTGGCAGCGGCACCCTGAAAGACGCGCAGTACTCGTTCGGCACCCGCTTCGAGAACGGCGTGGGCACCAACCCCGAGGAGTTGCTGGCCGCCGCCCACGCCGGGTGCTTCACCATGCAGCTCTCGGCGCTGCTGGCGAACCACGGCCACACCATCGAGTCCCTGGACACCCAGGCCACCTGCGAGATGGAACGCGCCGGCGCCGGCTTCAAGGTCAGCCGCATGGTGCTGACCGTGCGCGGCAAGGTCACCGGCAGCGACCAGGCCGACTTCGAGGAGCACGTGAAGCAGGCCGCCGACATGTGCCCCCTGAGCAACGTCATGAAGGGCAACGTCGAGATCGTCCACGAAGCCGTCCTCGAGTAA
- a CDS encoding phage holin family protein, with protein sequence MEERKSMGSALVDVFDAGVTLVKSEINGVARKVGDIAKAKGIGVVLLLAAVGPLVMALIFLILAVFYALIRLGAGPWFAALIIAVLSLAVTGALIFLGLKRLGAEVKTEEPLIRRSAMSDDSHDQPTPSTPHRAGPASAPDDTTPQARKVELRRDAQNHAAGETRVTAEHAGHATVRVEGGETTVPVYESQPDGTPAMYGSGLNEKIEGKDHDSPSQKDPAAPRAQPGIPVSTDPTFQDDMRRGHNS encoded by the coding sequence ATGGAAGAACGCAAGAGTATGGGGAGCGCGCTGGTCGACGTGTTCGACGCGGGTGTGACCCTCGTGAAATCTGAGATCAACGGCGTCGCGCGCAAGGTCGGCGACATCGCCAAGGCGAAGGGAATCGGCGTGGTGCTGCTGCTCGCGGCGGTCGGCCCGCTGGTCATGGCCCTGATCTTCCTGATCCTGGCCGTGTTCTACGCCCTGATCCGTCTGGGTGCCGGGCCGTGGTTCGCGGCGCTGATCATCGCCGTGCTGAGCCTGGCCGTGACCGGCGCGCTGATCTTCCTGGGCCTTAAGCGTCTGGGCGCCGAGGTCAAGACCGAAGAACCCCTGATCCGGAGGTCCGCCATGAGCGACGACAGCCACGACCAGCCGACCCCGAGCACCCCGCACCGCGCCGGTCCGGCCAGCGCGCCGGACGACACCACGCCGCAGGCCCGCAAGGTCGAACTGCGCCGTGACGCCCAGAACCACGCGGCCGGTGAAACCCGCGTGACGGCCGAACACGCCGGCCACGCCACCGTGCGCGTCGAGGGCGGCGAGACCACCGTGCCGGTGTATGAGAGCCAGCCGGACGGCACGCCCGCCATGTACGGCAGCGGCCTGAACGAGAAGATCGAGGGCAAGGACCACGACAGCCCCTCGCAGAAGGACCCGGCCGCGCCGCGCGCCCAGCCGGGCATTCCGGTCAGCACCGATCCCACCTTCCAGGACGACATGCGCCGGGGGCACAACTCGTGA
- a CDS encoding acylphosphatase has product MRLTALVSGTVQGVGYRQYVQRRARDLNLHGYAENLLDGRVEVVAEGQQDDLARLLHWIGRGPPHARVQDVQTQYAEATGLKDFHIY; this is encoded by the coding sequence ATGCGTCTGACCGCCCTCGTTTCCGGCACCGTGCAGGGCGTCGGGTACCGCCAGTACGTGCAACGCCGCGCCCGGGACCTGAATCTTCACGGCTACGCCGAGAACCTTCTGGACGGCCGGGTGGAAGTCGTCGCCGAGGGGCAGCAGGACGACCTGGCCCGGCTGCTCCACTGGATCGGCCGCGGCCCACCCCACGCCCGCGTGCAGGACGTGCAGACCCAGTACGCCGAGGCGACCGGCCTGAAGGACTTCCACATCTACTGA
- a CDS encoding class I SAM-dependent methyltransferase, with protein MDRPAQRKENLNPAGTELTAAQRSNLWPLTARGYTAWRRVSLTMLAGHSFPLEREARLFRALCAPRPGEWWLDAGTSTGYYAALLADAGCRVLAADLSPAMLAQAAREHPNAAIDWAVLNVEHSDLPDARFDGVTVGATLNETHDPARFLRGAARVLRPGGQLWLMYVPRTAGPLQRVLAQPAAGGLTFPDPAWVARQLPGFTLTDGLTVGAVRFERHVRGV; from the coding sequence ATGGACCGTCCGGCACAGCGCAAAGAAAACCTGAACCCGGCCGGGACCGAGCTGACCGCCGCCCAGCGCAGCAACCTGTGGCCCCTGACGGCGCGGGGATACACCGCGTGGCGCCGCGTGTCCCTGACCATGCTGGCCGGGCACTCCTTCCCGCTGGAGCGCGAGGCCCGGCTGTTCCGCGCCCTGTGCGCGCCGCGGCCGGGCGAGTGGTGGCTGGACGCCGGCACCAGCACCGGCTACTACGCAGCCCTGCTGGCGGACGCGGGCTGCCGCGTGCTGGCCGCGGACCTCAGCCCGGCGATGCTGGCCCAGGCGGCCCGTGAGCACCCGAATGCGGCCATCGACTGGGCGGTGCTGAACGTCGAGCACAGCGACCTGCCGGACGCGCGCTTCGACGGCGTGACGGTCGGCGCGACCCTGAACGAGACGCACGACCCCGCCCGCTTCCTGCGCGGCGCGGCGCGCGTGCTCCGCCCCGGCGGACAGCTGTGGCTGATGTACGTTCCCCGCACGGCCGGGCCGCTGCAACGCGTGCTGGCGCAGCCGGCGGCCGGCGGCCTGACCTTTCCCGACCCCGCGTGGGTGGCGCGGCAGTTGCCGGGCTTCACCCTCACGGACGGCCTGACGGTGGGGGCCGTGCGCTTCGAGCGGCATGTCCGCGGGGTGTGA
- a CDS encoding alpha/beta hydrolase, whose product MQPQQWTVPGAPVQGFVWAAPDERGRVLLSHGVGEYAGRYVERYHALIPTLVDAGFTVYSFDQRGHGTSGGRRAVVDMAVLVEDHLKAREVLRVQGTPLFLFGHSMGGLITAASAARDPRGVSGVVLSSPALLVGESEPALVKVLAPLLARIAPALPVTDLGTGGLSRLADEVAAYEADTVMYHGKVPALTGASMLTLSASLWPLYAAWTLPTLVVHGTADTITDPRGSQRFVQTVASTDKTLVLEDGGYHELLNDECREKVRGIIVDWLRAHAPG is encoded by the coding sequence ATGCAACCTCAGCAGTGGACGGTGCCGGGCGCCCCGGTGCAGGGTTTCGTGTGGGCCGCTCCGGACGAGCGGGGCCGTGTGCTCCTGTCGCACGGCGTCGGGGAGTACGCGGGCCGCTACGTCGAGCGCTACCACGCGCTGATTCCGACCCTGGTAGACGCCGGCTTCACCGTGTACAGCTTCGACCAGCGCGGACACGGCACGTCCGGTGGGCGCCGCGCGGTGGTGGACATGGCCGTACTCGTCGAGGATCACCTCAAGGCGCGCGAGGTCCTGCGCGTTCAGGGCACCCCGCTGTTCCTATTCGGGCACTCCATGGGCGGCCTGATCACGGCGGCCAGCGCGGCCCGCGATCCGCGCGGCGTGTCGGGCGTGGTGCTGTCCAGTCCGGCCCTGCTGGTGGGCGAATCCGAACCCGCCCTGGTCAAGGTGCTGGCCCCGCTGCTGGCCCGCATCGCGCCGGCCCTACCCGTCACGGACCTGGGCACGGGCGGCCTGTCCCGCCTCGCGGACGAGGTCGCCGCGTACGAGGCGGACACCGTGATGTACCACGGCAAGGTGCCGGCCCTGACCGGCGCGAGCATGCTGACGCTGAGTGCATCGCTGTGGCCGCTGTACGCGGCGTGGACGCTGCCCACCCTGGTCGTGCACGGCACCGCCGACACGATCACCGATCCCCGGGGCAGCCAGCGCTTCGTGCAGACCGTCGCGTCGACCGACAAGACGCTGGTGCTGGAGGACGGCGGCTACCACGAACTCCTGAACGACGAGTGCCGCGAGAAGGTGCGCGGCATCATCGTGGACTGGCTGCGGGCGCACGCACCGGGCTGA